From bacterium:
TACGATTCGACATTGGCTTTTGAATTAATACGCGCAACGCTTGATACCGGTAATGCGTCATTCCCGAGAGACGTTAATAATAATTTAAAATCATCTGTTTTGAACGTAATGGATACAGTCAATGTTCAAACCAGAAAAGTAGGTAATCTGACGATTACCGAATTAATACCGGTGGATCCAGCGGGTGCATTAGACAACACTGTATCGTCGTTCCAGCAATTCACACTACGGGCAAAAGTGACCGGAATGTCGAGATTATCGAGCATTAAAGCGACGATCTCTTTACCGGCCGAATTTGCTACGACAGACAGTTTGACCAAGGATATCATCCCTGCGGTCAGTGATACCAATTACGTGACATGGAGAATTTTTGCGAATAAAGATACGTCGGGAGTTTTCAATTTTAATGTTGCTGTTGGTGGTATTGATACCACGACGACGACAACGAAAGCCAGTTCGACCGCACTCACGATGACGTTGGTGAGACGTGCGGACCTGTCGGTTGACTTGTTTATCTCCGCGCCTGTCGGAGCTACGGATGATACTTTATCCGCTAGTCAACAATTTGTTTTAAGTGCGATCGTGACGAATAGCGGTCAGGCACAAGCGTCCGGAGGTCAATTGACTGTGACGTTGCCTGCAGGATTTACATTCAACGGTTCCCCGGCGACCCAGAACTTTAGCGTCGGATCGCAAGTGGATTGGAACGTTATTGCGACCAACGTTCCGAATTTCCTCAGCATTATCCAATCGCTTGATGATCAGCAGCGCTCATCCATATCATCAGACAAGTTGCTGACAAAATCGTGGAGCAACGTACGCCTTATTGACATTGATTCAAAACAACTTTCGAATTCAACTGTCGCCAATCAGGCCGTTCAAGCGTTGTTGGTCATGGCGGCTACGGCGGATATCTATGTAGACGTAACAACGTTGCCCATCGATGAAAATTCAAGTACGGCAGCGCACTTCAGCCGCGTTAGCGATACGGTCAAGACAATCGTCGTTAGCCCAGCCGATTTTAATAATCTTGCCGTGACGTTCCCCGGCACACGTTCGGATACCATTTCCACCGATCAGGTATTTACGGTGAAGGCTACTTTCCGTCAGTTGCGAGCTCTCACTGATCGTCAGGCCAGTATCGTCATCCCTACGAACTTAGGATATACTTTGGCTGATCAGGAAACAAGTGTGAAAATTATTGCCGATAATGATACGACGGTGCAATGGAGCGTCGTGGCGCCTAATGATATTAATGGTAATCAGCGTAACGATCTCATACGAGTATTTGTAAGTGGCGCGGATAAAAATACCGGAAGTGCTGAATCAGATTCCTTGGATCGTCAAATCGTTATTCAAACGCGGGCGAAACTAAGACTCGTAGCGGATATTGTCGAACCGCTTAGTGCAACCGACCGGTTTGTTTCTAGAGGTCAAACGTTTGTTATCAGGGCGAAAGTGATCAATGAAGGTTTTGCACGGACTTCCAGTACCGGTGTTATATTGTTTGACGGCACTTCGCAAGATGTCACACCGCTTCATATTTTTAATGTGGGCGCCGACGGTGATACGTCATTCAACGGAACAACCAAAGACACAGTGCGTTGGTTTGTCACGGCGCCGGATACAGTTATATCGCAGCCACTGAGAATTCAGTTCAGAACGGATTCTTTACCGCGAGATATTAATAGCGGACTTCCGGCATTTTTGATAAATGAATTTTCAACCATCACTGTCTCGACCGAAAAGAAGACATTGAAAGTCACGCGCATCGTTACTGCAGTTGATACGACGAAAAAAGCTGCGCAGCCCGGCGAACGTATCGACAGTATGCTGGTGCTGAAACTTGAAAATATCGGCAGTACGGAAGGCAACAGCAGTGAAATTTTGACTCAGCGTTTTTGGTTTGTAGTAGAACAGTATGATGTAAGAAATCAGCGATACGAAAAACAAAACTGGAACACATTCCTTGATTCACTTTACGTGATGCCATACGGGCAATCGTCAGTTATGGGACGAATTTTGAGTTCGTCGCCATCCGACACTGTTATTGTTCAAATTGATGATCAGATATTCCGTTCGTCGATCACAAAGTCCAATGCGATTGATCTTGAATATGGCCTTGCGACTAAAGTAGGTTCTCCGGATATCGTTTCGTTTACGGCAGTGTTGGCGCCGAACGGTCAAATTACAACCTCCAAAAATTTCCGAATCCGGCTTGTCGATATTGACGCGTTTGATTATGACAGTATCGGATCCGCTCGAGGGTTTTCAAATTCCGCTTCCTTCAATCCGTTAGATGTGGTCAATGAGCGCGGTAATCCTTTGGGTACGGATACAACCACTTATGTAACTCCACCGGTGCGGGTAATCGATCCCAACGGCGCCACCAACCAGCGGTTTGCCAATTATCCCAATCCGTTCGGCAGCAGCGAACGTCCGCGAACTACGTTTGTTTTTGTTCCACGTCAAAATGACGCGAATACTGTGATTGAAATTTACACGCTCGCCGGTAATTTAGTTAAGAAAGTTCGCGGCAACAACGTAATCGCCGGTCAAATCAATGAGACATTTGTCTGGGACGGCACCAACGACAATGGACAATTCGTACGTAATGGCGTTTATATAGCAATTATCAAATCGCAAGGTTTGAGCAAGTCGATGATCAAAGTAGTGGTTGCCCGATAAAGCTTGTTTGGGTCATGACTTTTTTTGTCATTCCGGACAAGTGAAATGCTGATAAATTTAAAAAAACACACACAGCTATGGATTCAACTATTTTTGAGCCTCTTCATTCTAATCCGCAGGTTCCGTCCTCACGTTTAGACAAAGTTATAGAACTGCTTTCTTTCATTCTGATGATTGGACTTTTGGCAATCATTATGAAAATTTACCCTCACTTGCCCGCTAAAATTCCTAGTCACTTTACGATCAGCGGTGAAATTGATGGCTGGACTGAAAAGCAAGCTCTATGGGCTTTTACAGGGATTGTATTCGCCTTATATCTGGGCCTGACGTGGCTTGCCCAAATGCCGCATCGGCTCAATTATCCCGGAGATGTCACTCAGGAAAACGCACCGTATCAGTACGCGTTGGGTCGTACGATGCTTCGGCTGATCAAATTGGAAATTTTATTGATGTCGGCGGCAATTTCGGTTGAATTAATTTCCGTTGCGCAGGGCGGGGAAGTACATTACGGCGTTTATATCGCTCCAGTGTTTCTTGCGGCTATTTTGGCGACGGCATTATTTTTTGCTTATCGGTCGACCAAGATAAAATAATAATCACCGGCTTGCATTTAAACTCCCCGTTTTATACATTGAGCCCTATTTAAAATAACCTCAGAATAATTTTGCTCCTTTTCATCGTGGTGTTACCGTGTATGGAGGGAATGGGAACTTCCGCTCATGTCACTGCCTTTTCTACAAGAATTAAATGAAGTCCAAAAAAACGCTGTGCGTGCAACTGATGGTCCGGTCTTGATTTTGGCCGGCGCCGGGAGCGGTAAAACCAGCGTGCTTACGCGGCGTATTGCTTATCTGATAGCCGAAAAAAAAATAAGTCCGTTTTATATCCTGGCCGTGACGTTTACGAATAAAGCGGCTGAGGAGATGAAGCAACGGGTCGAAAAGCTTGTCGGCTCCGATTCCCGTAAAATATGGATCGGTACCTTCCATTCCATTTTTGGAAAAATCCTGCGCTTTGAAGCCGAAAAAATCGGATATGGAAAAAATTATACGATTTACGATTCCGATGATCAGCTCAATCTGATCAAGTCGACCATGGAGTTTCTATCGATTTCGCAGGAAATGTATTCGCCGAACCTGATGCGAGCGAAAATAAGTCGCTCCAAAAATACTTTACAATCACCTTCACAAGCCAAACGCACAGCCGATAATCCTATCGATGAGAAAGCTGCGATGGTATTTGAAGAATACGAGAAACGCCTCTTGCGTTCCAATGCGTTTGATTTTGACGACTTAATTATCAAACCGATCGAATTATTTCAACAATATCCGGATGTGTTGGCATTTTACCAGGATAAATTTCGATTTATACATATTGATGAATACCAGGATACGAATCGTGCTCAATATTTACTTATCAATATGCTTGCACAGAAGTACAAAAATATCTGCGTCGTTGGCGATGACGATCAATCGATTTACGGTTGGCGGCATGCCGATATCGGGAATATCCTGAATTTTGAAAAAGATTACCCCGGAACGCATGTATTTAAATTAGAACAGAATTACCGTTCGACTCAAAATATTCTCCGTGTTGCCAGCGAAGTCGTGCGCAATAATCTGATGCGCAAAGAAAAAACATTGTGGACGCAAAAAGCTGCCGGCGAACTGATCACGGTCTTTGAATGTGAAGACGACCGCATGGAGGCGCAAGTCAT
This genomic window contains:
- a CDS encoding DUF1648 domain-containing protein, yielding MKIYPHLPAKIPSHFTISGEIDGWTEKQALWAFTGIVFALYLGLTWLAQMPHRLNYPGDVTQENAPYQYALGRTMLRLIKLEILLMSAAISVELISVAQGGEVHYGVYIAPVFLAAILATALFFAYRSTKIK